The following DNA comes from Cellulosilyticum sp. I15G10I2.
AGATAGGTATGCCTGTTATTCTTTTGGATGCTTATGACATAAATCTTGGAGATACAGTCCAGTTAAAAAGCAACGGTATAACAAAAGCATTTAAGGTTACAGCTTTTGTGCATGATGCTCAGATGAACTCCACACTTTGTTCTTCCACAAGACTGCTGATAAGCGATGAGGATTTCAATGAACTTTTTGGAAATCTGGGAGAAAAGGAATATCTCATAGAAGTCTATTTCGCGGATTCATCACAGGCTGCCGCCTATCAGAGCGCTTATGAAAAAGCAGGTCTTCCTCAGGATGGGCAGGCCGTTACTTACACAATGATATTTCTTTTAGGTGCACTTACGGATCTTATGATGGCGATGGTTTTAATTTTTGTAAGCATATTACTTGTCATGGTGGCACTCATGTGCATTAAGTACACTATGATGGCTGTCATAGAAGAAGAAGTCAGTGAAATCGGTACAATGAAGGCTATAGGAATGTCCTATAAGACTATCAGAAATCTGTATCTTGGAAAGTATAAAATAATGGTAGCAGCAGGCATTGTCACAGGTTATGCACTTGCACTTATCTTGTCAAACGTGTTTACTGAACATATTAGAAGAACATTTGGCAGGCAGCCAGTTTCAATGCTTACGCTTGGATTCCCTATTGCAGCATGTTTGTTTGTTTATCTCATAACTAACCATTACTGTAAGAATATTCTTAAGAAACTTAAGACGATGACAGTTGTAGATGCACTGGTAACGGGAAGAGGTTTTGGTAAAAAGGAACATGCACGGGATGGACTTTATAAGTCTGAGAAGATGTCAGTTAACCTGCTTATAAGTGTAAGGGAGACGTTTCATCATTTTAACAAATTTATAATTATTTTTGTGGTTATGTGTATCGTTTCGGGGATAATGATTGTTCCTATGAACCTTTTAAATACTATGAAATCCAAGGCATTTATTGCTTATATGGGAAGTTCCATAGATGATCTACTCATAGAGATTGATTCAGGAGAAAATCTAGAAGGCAGGTATGAAAACGTTAAGAAAGTTCTTCAGGAAGATGCTGGCATTAAAGGCTATAAGGCGTTTAGAAGAGTGCGCGTCCAAGCAATTAATGCTGAGAATGAATGGATGAATCTTCATATTGATTGTGGGCAGCATGCAGGTGAAGAACTTAAGTATCTTAAGGGGAAGGCGCCTTTAATAGAAAATGAGATTGCCCTTTCAAAGCTTAATGCAGATGCGTTAGGCAAAAATACAGGGGACAGCATCCTATTAAGCTTTAATGACAGGCTGAAGGAATTTGTTGTTTCTGGTATTTATCAGGATGTGACAAGTGGTGGCTATACAGCAAAGGCGCTATACAGTTTTTTAGAAGCAGAAGCAAAGAAGTACCAATTTACAATCAATCTTGCTGAGGGCATAGATGCAGGAGAAAAAGCTGCTCAGTGGCGTGACGTGCTAGGCGTAGGTTATGACATTGAACCCATGGAGGAATTCATCAATCAAACATTGGGCGGTGTTTCTAGGCAGATAGAAGCTGTTGCAACTGCAGTATTGGTGATAGGTATACTGCTTGTAGCACTGATCATCGTTTTATTCATGAAGTTAAGACTTGTAAGAGATGCCTCTCAAATTGCAGCAATGAAGGCTATAGGCTTTACAAATTCTGATGTGAGAAAACAGTATCTTTATAAGATCGGCATGGTGTCAATTGCAGGACTTTTTATTGGAACACTTCTTGCCAATATACTTGGGGCAGGCATTGTAAGTAGGGTTTTTGATAGCATGGGGCTTGGCATATCAAGCATAACATTCATCATCAATCCATGGGCCTCATTTATCATATTACCTGTGGTGCTTTTTGCGGTGGCATCAGGCATGACATGGATAAGTACGAGACAGATCAGAGCCTATAATATCATTGCTCTGATTAATGAATAGGAGATGTAGTGATGGAGACTATTTTACAAGCAAAAGGATTATGTAAGGTATTTGATAACATAAAGATTTTAAAGGGAATTGACGTTACAGTTAAGTTCGGAGAATTCGTGGCAATCATGGGGCAGTCAGGTTCAGGAAAATCTACACTTTTATATAACATTAGCGGCATGGACAGGGCAACCAAGGGCAAAATAAGCTTTGATGGAGAAGACATTTCAAATATTGATGATGAGACGATGAGTAACATACGGCTTAGAAGAATGGGATTTATATTCCAACAGTCGCATCTGCTTAAAACTCTATCAATACGTGATAACATTGTACTTCCAGGATTTAAAGCGAAGAGGGACAGTCGGGAAAATATAAATGCCTATGCAGAAAAACTCATGAAAAGAACAGGGATTTACGAAATAGCAGATCATGATATCAAGAAGGTTTCTGGAGGACAGCTTCAGCGTGCGGCAATATGCCGTGCATTAATAAACCATCCGGCTATTTTGTTTGCTGATGAACCTACAGGAGCGCTTAACTTGGGTGCAACAAAGGAAATTATGGATATTCTTAATGAGATTAATGCTGGAGGAACTACAGTCATGCTGGTTACGCATGATGCAAAAGTTGCAGCCAGGGCAGGGCGTGTGATATTTTTATCAGATGGGAAGATTACTGATGAAATTATTCTGGGAAAATATGAAGAAAAAAGCTTTTTAATAAGAGAGCACACAATGACCGAGTGGCTTGGAAAACAATGCTTTTAAGTAGGTTATTGTAACGCAGCATAAACACCACACTTTTTTACATTTAATGATGAGCGGGGTGCCAATCAGCACTCTCGCCATAAAGTACAAAGTTAATCTGTAAAATTCCATATAAAGGTGCTAAACTATAAACGTAGCGCAATAGAAAGACTATCTTTTGAAAGACGTTGTAAAATTAAGAGAAGAAAGATTTATTGGTTTAGAGGTTTTAACCTATCTGCAACAGAAATAGCAGATAACTAACTATTTATACAATAGAAAAGAAGGGATAGCATGGAAGAAGCAAAACTTATTGAAATCATAAAGATCAATCCTGCAAGTATAAAAACGATAAGTCATCCTACAGATGCGATGAAGCTATTGGCTATAGAAAGAGACGGACTTGTATTAGAATACATAGACAATCCAACGAGAGAGATGGAAGAGTTAGCTATAGATAATAATACAAGAGCCATTAAATTTATTAATAACCCAACAGAGGAGATGATGATAAAAGCTGTAAGTGGCGGATGGAGCAGCTTGCAGTATATTAAAAATCCAACTGATAAGGTTATGAAATTAGCCATAAATCAAGCTGGATGGGCTATTAGGCATATTAAAAACCCAAGCGAAGAGTTACAATTATTAGCTGTAAGGAAAAATTATGACGCAATAAAGTACATCAAAGAGCCTTATGAAAGTGTTAGTGAAGAAGCTATTAAAATAAGCTATGAGGCACTGAGGTACCTAAGTTCACCGAGTCTGCATGTAGAAATGATGGCTGTTAAAAATAATGAAGGGGCTATCAAATTCATAACTCACTTAGATAAACATAAAATGTTAGAGTTTTTAAAAGCAAATATTTTAGTGATTAAATATATTATAAGAGAAGTATCCAAAGAGGAAGTAGAAAAAGCATTAAAAGAAGTCTTATCAAAGGAAGATGTTGAAGAAAAATATATAAGAGACTTTTTAAATTGCAGTACCATAGATAGGCAGAGTAAAACTATGCCTATAGATAAGATTATGTTTATTGATAAATATGGTAGCAAAAAGGCAAAAAAAATAGCTGTAGATGAAAAGCTAAAGATGATATAGGAGAGTCAGAATGAATTTTATAGAGACGTTAAAAAGTGTTGACTTAGTATTATCTACCGGAGAAGTACCTTTAATAGTTGGTGAAAGCGGTATAGGAAAAACAGCTTTAGCCAAGGCGATAGCTAAAGAAAAGTGTTGGCATTTAATTGTTATTGATGGCAATTTACTTAAAGAAGGTGAAATAGGTGGGCTGCCGACTGTAGAATCTTATAGTACAGTTAATACAAGTGGCGATATAATACAAAAGAAGACAACCGTATATGCTGTTCATAACAAGTTAAAGGAAATTGATGAAGTAATAGTTAAAGGGCAAACCGTTCTTTTATTTATAGATGAGATCAATCGTTGTGAGCATACAGTACAGCAAGAACTAATGAATTTAGTATTAAATAGAGAAATTAATGGGTATAGGTTACATGATGATGTAAAGATTTTAGCAGCCATGAATCCTTCAAGTAAATATGGTTTGGATTTTGATTATCAGGTTGTTGATATGGATCCCGCTCAAGAAAATAGATTTGTATGGTTAGATATGGAGAGTGACGCTGTAGGGTGGCTGCAGTGGGCAATGGATGCAGAGATTGAACAAAAGGTGGTAGCGTTTATTTCAACCTTCCCGGAGTATTTGAATAAAAAAAATGAAGAGGATATAAATGCAACACCAAGGAGTTATGAAAGAATTTCTAAAGCCTATAAAATGTATAAAGAAAATAAAGATTCAATACCAAGAGCTGTATTTTTAAATGTTATAAGAGGCAATGTAGGCAAGGTTATTGCAGAGGAGTTTATGAGTTTTGTTGAAGCGGATTATAATCCATTAATAGCTTATGAAGATGTTTTTTTAGGAGATACACCAAGTCAAGTTATTTCAGAAAGAGTAAAGAGTGAAAGTCATACAAGGCTGTATCTATCTGCAATCAATATCCTAAAAAGATTAGAACAAGAATTAAAAAATCATGAAGATGAGCCAAGTGATTGTATCAGTAGATTGATTGTTTTTTTAAAAACGTACCCAGTAGACCTCATGGTAGGCATTATGAAGGATATTAAAAACAGTTATAGTGAAGTCTATAAAAGAGCTATAGAAAACGAAGCGTTTGTAGCGTTATATTTTGAAGCTTATAAGTTAATAAGGGAATAAGTTATGGAAAATTATTTTGATAAACAAGCAAGAGCACTTTATGAAAAAGCAAATAAAATGATTAATACTGTATCTATGTTAAAAACAAACCGTGCTGGGGAGAAAATTGAGATAGAGAGTCCACAGGATTTTAAGAGTGAGTTTTTTGGTCTTGTAGATAAAGTTAATTTAAGCCTTATGGAAGAAAAAGATAATTTTTATGGCTATTTTTTATTTCAAATGTCGCGGGAGATAAGATTTGATATAGCGAGCCCTAGTGCTGTGAATTTTAAAGGAGCTAAATATGTTATCTATTTTAATCCCATCCTATTTTTAACACTTAATATAAAACAGATGGCAAGTACCATTAAACATGAAATCCACCATATATTATCATTACATCTCATAAGAGCAAAAGCATTAAAAGGCAGATATAGTACTCTCGCCATT
Coding sequences within:
- a CDS encoding ABC transporter permease; this encodes MKKFMIIWVGGRGVNINFKMLRNDFKRNCAGNVALFLFMTLAAGLVVAATIVVTQLITSMTGMYKTAKPPHFLQMHKGEINQGAIDIFNASYDGITAWQTLPMINVYGDDLKIYGDNVLTLSDCRLDISLVKQNKAYDLLLDENRNVIKVNKSEIGMPVILLDAYDINLGDTVQLKSNGITKAFKVTAFVHDAQMNSTLCSSTRLLISDEDFNELFGNLGEKEYLIEVYFADSSQAAAYQSAYEKAGLPQDGQAVTYTMIFLLGALTDLMMAMVLIFVSILLVMVALMCIKYTMMAVIEEEVSEIGTMKAIGMSYKTIRNLYLGKYKIMVAAGIVTGYALALILSNVFTEHIRRTFGRQPVSMLTLGFPIAACLFVYLITNHYCKNILKKLKTMTVVDALVTGRGFGKKEHARDGLYKSEKMSVNLLISVRETFHHFNKFIIIFVVMCIVSGIMIVPMNLLNTMKSKAFIAYMGSSIDDLLIEIDSGENLEGRYENVKKVLQEDAGIKGYKAFRRVRVQAINAENEWMNLHIDCGQHAGEELKYLKGKAPLIENEIALSKLNADALGKNTGDSILLSFNDRLKEFVVSGIYQDVTSGGYTAKALYSFLEAEAKKYQFTINLAEGIDAGEKAAQWRDVLGVGYDIEPMEEFINQTLGGVSRQIEAVATAVLVIGILLVALIIVLFMKLRLVRDASQIAAMKAIGFTNSDVRKQYLYKIGMVSIAGLFIGTLLANILGAGIVSRVFDSMGLGISSITFIINPWASFIILPVVLFAVASGMTWISTRQIRAYNIIALINE
- a CDS encoding ABC transporter ATP-binding protein: METILQAKGLCKVFDNIKILKGIDVTVKFGEFVAIMGQSGSGKSTLLYNISGMDRATKGKISFDGEDISNIDDETMSNIRLRRMGFIFQQSHLLKTLSIRDNIVLPGFKAKRDSRENINAYAEKLMKRTGIYEIADHDIKKVSGGQLQRAAICRALINHPAILFADEPTGALNLGATKEIMDILNEINAGGTTVMLVTHDAKVAARAGRVIFLSDGKITDEIILGKYEEKSFLIREHTMTEWLGKQCF
- a CDS encoding ATP-binding protein, which codes for MNFIETLKSVDLVLSTGEVPLIVGESGIGKTALAKAIAKEKCWHLIVIDGNLLKEGEIGGLPTVESYSTVNTSGDIIQKKTTVYAVHNKLKEIDEVIVKGQTVLLFIDEINRCEHTVQQELMNLVLNREINGYRLHDDVKILAAMNPSSKYGLDFDYQVVDMDPAQENRFVWLDMESDAVGWLQWAMDAEIEQKVVAFISTFPEYLNKKNEEDINATPRSYERISKAYKMYKENKDSIPRAVFLNVIRGNVGKVIAEEFMSFVEADYNPLIAYEDVFLGDTPSQVISERVKSESHTRLYLSAINILKRLEQELKNHEDEPSDCISRLIVFLKTYPVDLMVGIMKDIKNSYSEVYKRAIENEAFVALYFEAYKLIRE